TTGGTCTTGCCCGCGAGCTGCTGCCGATCCTCGAAAGGAAGGCCGGCAGATTACTGGTCAATGGCTTCCCGACCGGCGTCGAGGTTGTCGATTCCATGGTGCATGGCGGCCCCTATCCGGCCTCGACCAATTTCGGCGCGACCAGCGTCGGGACCATGTCGATCCGCAGGTTTCTGCGCCCCGTCGCCTACCAGAATTTCCCCGCCGGCCTGTTGCCCCAAGATCTGCGCAACTGAAACCGGGGAAAAGCAAATTGATCGTCGCGACGAAACTTCGCGAGATCGTTCGCCGGCTTCGAGGCAGATCAATGCCTGCGCCGCCGAGCGATCTTACCGATGATGAGGTCGAGATGTCGCGCGGACTGTTTGTTTCGGCCGGCTAGAAATCGAACGTTTCAGACAGGGTGGGCGCCCGTGTTTCGGGTGTCGCGCTTGATCGCTCCGCTCAACTAGTATATTAGTGCGCTTGTGCATTAGGCCGGCTTTCGCAGGAGGAGGCGAGGGCCGCATCACTGGAAATGGGACGAAGATTCGCTGTAAGGAGCGCCGATGGCGCATGGGAGGAGAACGAAATGAAACTGCATTTGGTCGCTGCCTGTTTTTCAACCGCGATGATCGGGCTGAGCGCTGGCTCGGCTCACGCTGAAGATGCCAAGAGCAACGTCACTGTCGTGCTTGCCGAGACCGTCGATGTCGTCGAGCCCTGCATGGCGGCACGCCAGGACGTCGGCCGGGTCATTTCCGAAAACGTCAACGAGATGCTGGTCGAATTTGACTACATCAATGGCGGTCTGAAACCCCGCCTGGCGACGGAATGGTCGAAGATCGACGACGACACCTGGGAGTTCAAGCTGCGCCCGAATGTCAAATGGCACGACGGCAAGCCGTTCACCGCCAAGGACGTCCAGTTCACGATAGAGCGCAACAAGAACAAGAAGCTCAGCTGTGAGACCGGCGGCAAATATTTCGGTGGCACGGAATTCAGCTTCGAGACGCCGGATGCCAACACGATCCGCATTACGACAAAACCGGCTCAGCCGATTCTTCCGCTGCTGATGACGGTGATGGCCGTGGAGTCGGCCGAGGCGACACCAGCAGACGAATTTACCCGCAAGCCGATCGGTACCGGCCCCTATACGTTCGACAAATGGGATATCGGCCAGTCGATCGTGCTGAAGCGCAATCCGGACTATTGGGGGGAAAAACCCCAGGCAGAACAGGCGACCTATCTGTTCCGCTCCGACAGCGCGGTCGCAGCCGCCATGGTCGATGCCGGCGAAGCCGATATCGTTCCGGCCGTATCGGTGCAGGATGCCACCAACAAGGAAACCGATTTCGCTTATCCGAATTCAGAGACGACATCGCTGCGCATCGATACGCGCGCAGCACCCCTCAACGACCGACGCGTACGCGAAGCGATGAACCTCGCCATCGATCGTCAGGCAATGCTCGGAACGCTTTTCCCCGAACAGGCGAAGATCGCCACACAGCTCGTCGTACCCACAACGATCGGCTACAATGCCGATATTCCCGTCTGGCCCTATGATCCCGAAAAAGCAAAGGAACTGGTCAAGGCGGCGAAAGCGGACGGCGTCCCGGTCGATCAGCAGATCCGCATCATCGGCCGCAACGGGCAATATCCCAACGCCACCGAAGCGATGGAAGCGATGATGGCCATGCTTCAGGAGGTCGGCTTGAACGTCAAGCTCGACATGTATGACGTTTCCGTGTGGAACGGCTACTTCGTGGCACCTTTCGTCGCCGATTCCGGTCCGACGCTGACGCAGTCGCAGCACGATAATGCGACCGGCGATCCCGTCTTCACCGCCTTCGTGAAATACGCGGCCGACGGCTCTCACTCCATGGTTCGGGATCCCGCAGTCGACGCCCTCATCGCCAAGGCGACCTCAGCCACCGGCGACGCGCGCACAAAACTCTGGAAGGAGCTTTTCGCCAAGGTGAACACCGAGATCATCGCCGATATCCCGATGTTTCACATGGTCGGTTTCACCCGCGTTTCGCCGCGTCTCGACTTCAAGCCGACGATCGCGACGAATTCCGAGCTGCAGCTGGC
The Rhizobium leguminosarum DNA segment above includes these coding regions:
- a CDS encoding ABC transporter substrate-binding protein, whose translation is MKLHLVAACFSTAMIGLSAGSAHAEDAKSNVTVVLAETVDVVEPCMAARQDVGRVISENVNEMLVEFDYINGGLKPRLATEWSKIDDDTWEFKLRPNVKWHDGKPFTAKDVQFTIERNKNKKLSCETGGKYFGGTEFSFETPDANTIRITTKPAQPILPLLMTVMAVESAEATPADEFTRKPIGTGPYTFDKWDIGQSIVLKRNPDYWGEKPQAEQATYLFRSDSAVAAAMVDAGEADIVPAVSVQDATNKETDFAYPNSETTSLRIDTRAAPLNDRRVREAMNLAIDRQAMLGTLFPEQAKIATQLVVPTTIGYNADIPVWPYDPEKAKELVKAAKADGVPVDQQIRIIGRNGQYPNATEAMEAMMAMLQEVGLNVKLDMYDVSVWNGYFVAPFVADSGPTLTQSQHDNATGDPVFTAFVKYAADGSHSMVRDPAVDALIAKATSATGDARTKLWKELFAKVNTEIIADIPMFHMVGFTRVSPRLDFKPTIATNSELQLAQIRFK